In Ignavibacteriota bacterium, one genomic interval encodes:
- a CDS encoding endonuclease/exonuclease/phosphatase family protein: MKGFIKFLIVIFFLNPFIKNAQEQNFLNILTFNIQRGSHYNSKTTLPAVSEIITKHNIDLLGTQELDVYSTKQLCTYLPDYNWFGVGRDDGKESGESVCIIYNKNKFTLLDQSTFWLSETPEIVGSMSWNTDNTRIVTWGKFRRNSDSSVFYLFNTHFDHISSWAREESSKLILKKIWEIAGKLPVIITGDFNFEMSSKAYKILTDHYYNYLQFFDSKYISKTPNIGPGGTFNNFTNNNPTEKIDFIFTNPFWEVYTHEVITEKYDDQFISDHFPVKIQVGVKFPDRPKIPSLTAVSGNNKVTLYWDSSAENETVETFTDSTNDFQGYKLYKSKNPDMSDAVLINGNFSIPLLRKPIFECDLNDSISGYTNYGIVDGFGYYLGNNSGIRNNFEDEDVINGETYYYVLIAYDKGIPNMADGFPPMESPYYLIMDKNNVADKSLNVALGKPSDSFPNSYNYAIGNLETKLFGTGNISVNIVDPDKLQNKSYKLKFIVDTININSVMNNVYRSERDIYFVNSGLRLFNENDSIIYSEDKSKYPSQNIEFNPYLNYHYLNNIKPFVTEQINGFQIVLKNLIEFAKFDSVKSGWKIGNANINLTPSISESHFFPWNFEIRFGDKYTGITSSSKGIHDIEGNNIGIAQLLFNREYDFTVYSKEYPNEKLDIITYDIDMNGSFEIEKDKLLIGYAKTVANKTYWSGTVCDISFENSLDNLPKSGDIYEVYFNRPFSDSDEFRFTIDKSNFNLDSVNTLNSDFTIDQNFPNPFNNTTNIKYFIKENGNYKLSMFNIIGEEVAVLFDTYKNTGGYELKFDAGKLVSGIYIYVLRNKKNSVSKKMIFIK; this comes from the coding sequence ATGAAGGGATTTATAAAATTTCTAATTGTAATTTTCTTTCTTAACCCTTTTATCAAAAATGCACAAGAGCAAAATTTTCTAAATATATTGACTTTCAACATTCAGCGCGGAAGTCATTATAACTCAAAAACCACCTTACCCGCTGTATCTGAAATAATAACTAAGCATAATATTGATCTGCTTGGAACACAAGAATTAGATGTATATAGTACAAAACAATTGTGTACTTATTTGCCCGATTACAATTGGTTCGGAGTTGGAAGAGACGACGGAAAAGAAAGCGGTGAATCTGTCTGCATAATTTATAACAAAAACAAATTTACACTTTTGGATCAGTCGACATTTTGGCTTTCTGAAACGCCGGAAATTGTTGGAAGCATGAGTTGGAATACGGATAATACACGAATTGTTACTTGGGGAAAGTTTCGTAGAAATTCTGATTCAAGCGTATTTTATTTATTTAATACGCATTTTGATCATATCAGCAGCTGGGCAAGGGAAGAAAGTTCCAAATTAATACTAAAAAAAATTTGGGAAATTGCGGGAAAACTACCAGTTATAATTACGGGAGATTTTAATTTTGAAATGTCAAGCAAAGCTTATAAAATATTAACCGATCATTATTATAACTATCTGCAATTTTTTGATTCAAAATATATTTCAAAAACACCCAACATCGGTCCGGGTGGAACATTCAATAATTTTACAAATAATAATCCTACCGAAAAAATAGACTTTATTTTTACAAATCCTTTTTGGGAAGTTTACACGCATGAAGTTATAACCGAAAAATATGATGACCAATTTATCTCAGATCATTTTCCCGTAAAAATTCAAGTTGGTGTTAAATTTCCTGATAGACCCAAAATTCCTTCATTAACTGCAGTTAGCGGAAATAACAAAGTTACACTTTACTGGGATTCCTCGGCTGAAAATGAAACCGTTGAAACATTTACAGATTCAACAAATGATTTTCAAGGTTACAAACTTTACAAATCAAAAAATCCCGATATGTCTGATGCAGTATTAATAAATGGCAATTTTAGTATCCCGTTGTTGCGGAAACCAATTTTTGAATGTGATTTGAATGACAGTATTTCAGGATACACAAATTACGGAATAGTTGATGGATTCGGATATTACTTGGGAAACAATTCGGGAATTAGAAATAACTTTGAAGATGAAGATGTAATTAATGGAGAGACTTATTATTATGTTTTAATTGCTTACGACAAAGGAATTCCCAATATGGCTGACGGTTTTCCTCCAATGGAATCACCATATTATTTAATTATGGATAAGAATAACGTAGCTGATAAATCATTAAATGTTGCATTGGGCAAACCCTCTGATAGCTTTCCAAATTCTTATAATTACGCAATCGGCAATTTGGAAACAAAACTTTTCGGCACAGGCAATATTTCAGTTAACATTGTTGATCCTGATAAATTGCAGAATAAAAGTTATAAGTTGAAATTTATAGTTGATACTATTAATATTAACTCGGTTATGAATAATGTTTACCGAAGCGAAAGAGATATTTACTTTGTAAATTCAGGATTACGGTTATTTAATGAGAATGATTCGATTATTTATTCAGAAGACAAATCAAAATATCCGTCGCAAAATATTGAGTTCAATCCATATTTGAATTATCATTATCTAAACAATATAAAGCCGTTCGTAACGGAACAAATAAACGGGTTTCAAATCGTTTTAAAAAATCTTATTGAATTTGCCAAATTTGATTCAGTTAAATCAGGTTGGAAGATTGGTAATGCAAACATAAATTTAACGCCATCGATTTCTGAATCACATTTTTTCCCTTGGAATTTTGAAATAAGATTCGGCGATAAATATACTGGAATTACTTCATCAAGTAAAGGTATACATGATATTGAAGGTAATAATATCGGAATTGCGCAGTTATTATTTAACAGGGAGTACGATTTTACTGTTTATTCAAAAGAATATCCGAATGAAAAATTAGATATAATTACTTACGATATAGATATGAATGGTTCTTTTGAAATTGAAAAAGACAAATTATTAATTGGTTATGCAAAAACAGTCGCAAATAAAACTTATTGGTCAGGCACTGTTTGTGATATTTCCTTTGAAAATAGCTTAGATAATTTGCCGAAATCAGGTGATATTTATGAAGTTTATTTTAATAGACCGTTCAGCGATTCGGATGAATTTCGATTTACGATTGACAAGTCAAATTTCAATTTGGATTCAGTTAATACGTTAAACAGCGATTTTACCATTGATCAAAATTTTCCAAATCCATTCAATAACACAACAAACATTAAATATTTTATTAAAGAAAACGGAAATTATAAACTTAGTATGTTTAATATAATTGGCGAGGAAGTCGCAGTTTTATTTGATACATATAAAAATACCGGAGGATATGAATTAAAATTCGACGCGGGAAAATTAGTTTCGGGAATTTATATATATGTTTTAAGAAATAAAAAAAACTCAGTATCTAAAAAAATGATTTTTATAAAATAA
- a CDS encoding T9SS type A sorting domain-containing protein codes for MKLLTKQYFILSILFASLLSAQTYVDPNLNIDAKVLAFELTQTPTIDGIGDEWSNIPWTELYYSDRDFNEDGLPDPIPNRNDYQAKFKAGWISGSNVFYMLIDIKDDDFLTADSINWYNVDGMEIRIDPFDTEAAGEPSSEGSAFNIAFKIGDNTASGLEGPGAEYQAVWTVDETTFPKHALLETAIILPSAVQLQSNYVMGFMLYCNDIDKNQDDSPKSKDAVLNPWSQRFYNANEKISVDGTWENIYYWGNIECNPLNIVTFEQGSGSLQDVLDNAAQGTIIKLGPGVYSENLTVSNPYVQIIGTMTDTDTTMFVPADKNLPVMKIIDNDLANGIVIKNVAFNGWSDAGDGTMAAASTGIQVGSAQSFILGNYFTGFESPILESGLDSTIAYSCVYEDNHLYKCKGGIKANSPNSIFRYNLVEEAQSGYGLDIKGLISNNAIDIGYNTVFNHHGECGIGNGGSGVFTIHDNYLVRSEQLYGAGDTSGDDGIENQDEGGSTDYIYNNTIVGWKSDGMQLGGSSAGTTNFHILNNLISHCAGKDYDIRKTGSYDINYGLSYLNGGGDLIATLGANFSTADPLFTAEFEDDFTITSNSPAVDAGMNDPFGFKQMYFGEGVDIGAYETGSPLVGVKEQNTNVPNEIALYQNYPNPFNPTTKINFSLPKSGNVKLNVYNVLGQQIMNLIDGNYAKGIYEVNFNASNLSSGMYFYTLEVGNTNITKKMMLIK; via the coding sequence ATGAAGTTACTTACAAAACAGTACTTCATTTTATCAATTCTATTTGCATCTTTACTCAGTGCACAAACCTATGTTGATCCTAATCTGAATATCGATGCCAAAGTGTTAGCTTTTGAGCTTACACAAACTCCAACTATTGACGGTATAGGCGATGAATGGAGCAATATACCTTGGACAGAATTATATTATTCAGATAGAGATTTTAATGAAGATGGTTTACCTGATCCAATTCCTAACAGAAACGATTATCAGGCAAAATTCAAAGCTGGATGGATTTCAGGTTCTAACGTATTTTATATGTTAATTGATATAAAAGACGATGATTTTTTAACTGCCGATAGTATAAATTGGTATAACGTTGACGGTATGGAAATCCGTATTGATCCTTTTGATACTGAGGCTGCGGGAGAACCATCTTCAGAAGGTTCAGCTTTTAATATTGCATTCAAGATTGGGGATAATACAGCTTCAGGTTTGGAAGGTCCCGGAGCAGAATATCAAGCTGTTTGGACGGTTGATGAAACAACATTCCCGAAACACGCATTGCTGGAAACTGCCATTATTCTTCCTTCCGCGGTTCAACTTCAAAGCAATTATGTTATGGGTTTTATGCTGTATTGCAATGACATCGATAAAAATCAAGATGATTCTCCAAAATCAAAAGATGCAGTTTTAAATCCATGGTCGCAAAGATTCTATAACGCGAATGAAAAAATTTCCGTTGACGGTACTTGGGAAAATATTTACTATTGGGGAAATATTGAATGTAATCCTTTAAATATTGTAACTTTTGAACAAGGCAGCGGCTCACTTCAAGACGTATTGGACAACGCAGCTCAAGGTACAATTATTAAATTAGGTCCCGGAGTTTACAGCGAGAATTTAACAGTTAGTAATCCTTATGTACAAATTATTGGAACTATGACTGATACAGATACAACAATGTTTGTTCCTGCCGACAAGAATTTGCCTGTAATGAAAATTATTGATAATGATTTGGCAAATGGAATTGTAATCAAAAATGTTGCTTTTAACGGCTGGAGTGATGCGGGAGATGGTACAATGGCTGCCGCAAGCACAGGTATTCAAGTCGGCTCGGCACAATCATTTATTTTGGGTAATTACTTTACCGGCTTTGAAAGCCCAATTTTGGAATCTGGATTAGATTCTACAATAGCTTATTCATGCGTTTATGAAGACAATCATCTTTACAAATGTAAAGGCGGAATAAAAGCGAATTCACCGAATTCTATTTTTAGATATAATTTAGTTGAAGAAGCTCAAAGCGGTTATGGTTTGGATATAAAAGGATTGATTTCAAATAACGCAATTGATATAGGATATAATACGGTATTTAATCATCATGGCGAATGCGGTATCGGAAACGGCGGCTCCGGTGTTTTTACAATTCATGATAATTATTTAGTTAGAAGTGAACAGCTTTACGGAGCAGGCGATACATCTGGCGACGATGGAATTGAGAACCAAGATGAAGGCGGCTCTACGGATTATATTTACAATAACACAATTGTTGGCTGGAAAAGCGACGGTATGCAGTTAGGCGGATCTTCAGCTGGAACAACCAATTTCCATATTTTGAATAATCTTATTTCTCACTGTGCCGGAAAAGATTATGACATCAGAAAAACCGGTTCGTACGATATAAATTACGGATTATCATATTTAAATGGCGGCGGCGATCTTATTGCAACTTTGGGCGCTAATTTTAGTACTGCAGATCCATTGTTTACAGCAGAATTTGAAGATGATTTTACAATTACATCAAATTCTCCGGCTGTAGATGCGGGTATGAACGATCCATTTGGATTTAAGCAAATGTATTTTGGAGAAGGCGTTGATATTGGTGCTTATGAAACCGGAAGTCCGCTTGTTGGAGTTAAAGAACAAAATACAAATGTCCCAAATGAAATTGCGCTTTATCAAAATTATCCTAATCCATTTAATCCAACAACAAAAATTAATTTTAGTTTGCCGAAATCAGGTAATGTAAAATTAAATGTATACAATGTTTTGGGTCAGCAAATAATGAATCTGATTGACGGTAACTATGCAAAAGGAATTTATGAAGTTAATTTCAATGCTTCAAATTTGTCTAGCGGAATGTATTTCTATACTCTAGAAGTTGGCAATACTAATATTACCAAAAAGATGATGTTGATAAAATAA